One region of Alosa alosa isolate M-15738 ecotype Scorff River chromosome 1, AALO_Geno_1.1, whole genome shotgun sequence genomic DNA includes:
- the LOC125303123 gene encoding uncharacterized protein LOC125303123: MSILDGKVCLAEAFGKNTGNMIVTTGSRPTSVDVDVDVSDAVLARTTKAYYFAAFETDITACSLQSQTAIKENTSQPPVTSAEKQTESPPVNCDDNNTNQTVVAPAPDPKMNFMSVLVTGLRIVFAKAVAINVIMTVKVLVM; this comes from the exons ATGTCTATTCTGGATGGAAAGGTTTGTCTGGCCGAGGCGTTTGGGAAGAATACCGGGAATATGATAGTGACGACTGGCAGCAGACCAACttctgtggatgtggatgtggatgtgtcaGATGCAGTCCTGGCCAGAACAACCAAAGCCTACTACTTTGCTGCCTTTGAGACTGACATAACGGCATGCAGTCTCCAAAGTCAAACTGCAATAAAGGAAAATACTTCCCAACCACCAGTCACCTCAG CTGAAAAACAAACTGAGTCTCCTCCTGTCAACTGTGATGACAATAACACCAACCAGACGG TGGTGGCTCCGGCTCCAGATCCAAAGATGAATTTTATGTCAGTGTTGGTTACTGGTCTGAGGATTGTGTTTGCCAAAGCGGTGGCAATTAACGTGATAATGACTGTCAAAGTACTGGTAATGTGA